A genomic segment from Pollutimonas thiosulfatoxidans encodes:
- a CDS encoding LTA synthase family protein, with the protein MRDLSLLFIVASLCLLTLSRCLLAAWQYPRVKQAGGMVPILRGGLRIDANQIAIIVGIPLMLAPWIGHWPIAVEVTGWWFQFAWFLLVLLEVSTPQFIYEYDTRPNRLYVEYLKHPREVFGMLWKGYKLMIVAAVLGLGAALWAGAVLFGQGQPDTLMVWWQRIAFTLIVAVLVFLAIRGTLGHRPINPSTVAYCGDSMLNTLPLNSLYSVAYAIYSMKNERSAADVYGHMPAQEMHDIVRKGAGLQPGPDDIPTLHSHVPTSTRARPLNVVMIVEESLGAQFVGNLGGAALTPCLDALAATAWNFTRAYATGTRSVRGLEAVVAGFPPTISDAALRLSGAQSNFFTLAQVLKQQGYRSRFIYGGEAHFDNMKSFFLGNGFDELYDLPTFRNPAFVGTWGASDEDMFNQLHSLLDEAGDQPTFTLAFSVSNHSPWEYPAGRIDPDGDPATVENTVRYADWAIGQFFDRARKSDYWKDTLFLVVADHDSRVGGASLVPLRHFHIPALIVGADVVPRRDDRLISQIDLPTTLLSLMGLACDHPMIGHDLTGEGGGRAMMQYSENYGYLKNDALVVLEPHRDATQYQYTAPASYTPMALDPALAREALAHVLWPNHVYQNQAYTLPELRTPARYNTDN; encoded by the coding sequence ATGCGCGACCTGAGCCTTCTGTTTATTGTAGCCAGCCTGTGTTTGCTGACGCTTAGCCGATGCCTGCTGGCGGCGTGGCAGTACCCGCGCGTGAAGCAGGCAGGCGGCATGGTACCCATACTGCGTGGGGGCCTGCGCATCGACGCCAACCAGATCGCCATCATTGTCGGCATACCCCTGATGCTTGCGCCCTGGATCGGCCATTGGCCGATAGCCGTCGAGGTCACGGGCTGGTGGTTCCAGTTTGCGTGGTTCCTGTTGGTGCTGCTCGAGGTATCGACGCCTCAGTTTATCTACGAGTACGACACCCGGCCCAATCGCCTGTATGTCGAATATCTGAAGCACCCCCGCGAAGTCTTCGGCATGCTATGGAAAGGCTACAAGCTCATGATTGTGGCTGCCGTGTTGGGGCTTGGGGCCGCGCTCTGGGCGGGCGCCGTCTTGTTCGGACAAGGGCAGCCCGACACGCTGATGGTGTGGTGGCAACGCATCGCCTTCACCCTGATTGTCGCGGTACTGGTCTTTCTGGCCATACGAGGCACCCTGGGACATCGGCCCATCAATCCGTCCACGGTCGCCTACTGCGGCGACAGCATGCTGAACACCTTGCCGCTCAATTCCCTCTACAGCGTGGCCTACGCCATCTACAGCATGAAGAACGAGCGGTCCGCGGCCGATGTCTATGGTCACATGCCCGCCCAAGAGATGCACGATATCGTCAGGAAAGGCGCCGGGCTGCAACCCGGGCCGGACGACATACCCACGCTACATAGCCATGTGCCGACCTCCACGCGTGCCCGCCCGCTTAATGTCGTGATGATCGTGGAAGAAAGCCTGGGCGCCCAGTTCGTAGGAAACTTAGGCGGTGCCGCGCTGACCCCCTGCCTTGATGCCTTGGCCGCTACGGCATGGAACTTCACACGGGCCTATGCCACCGGCACCCGCTCCGTGCGTGGGTTGGAAGCCGTCGTCGCCGGCTTTCCGCCCACCATATCGGATGCGGCCTTGCGCTTGTCGGGCGCGCAAAGCAACTTCTTCACCCTGGCGCAGGTATTGAAGCAGCAGGGCTACCGCTCGCGTTTCATCTACGGCGGGGAAGCGCATTTCGACAACATGAAAAGCTTCTTTCTGGGCAATGGTTTCGATGAGCTTTACGACCTGCCCACATTCCGGAACCCCGCTTTCGTGGGCACCTGGGGCGCCAGCGATGAAGACATGTTCAACCAGTTGCACAGCCTGCTGGACGAAGCTGGCGATCAGCCCACCTTTACCTTGGCCTTTTCCGTCAGCAACCACTCGCCCTGGGAATATCCAGCGGGGCGTATCGACCCGGATGGCGATCCGGCCACAGTGGAAAACACCGTCCGATACGCCGACTGGGCCATTGGTCAGTTTTTCGATCGGGCGCGCAAGTCAGACTACTGGAAAGACACGCTCTTCCTGGTTGTTGCCGACCATGATTCGCGCGTCGGCGGGGCCAGCCTGGTGCCTTTGCGGCATTTCCACATACCGGCCTTGATCGTCGGCGCAGACGTCGTGCCGCGACGCGACGACAGGTTGATCAGCCAGATCGACCTGCCGACCACGCTGCTTTCCCTGATGGGGCTCGCCTGCGATCACCCCATGATAGGACATGACCTGACGGGCGAAGGCGGCGGAAGAGCGATGATGCAATACAGCGAAAACTATGGGTACTTGAAGAACGACGCCCTGGTGGTGCTTGAACCGCACCGCGATGCCACGCAATATCAGTACACCGCGCCGGCAAGCTATACGCCCATGGCGCTCGACCCGGCGCTGGCCCGTGAGGCGCTGGCTCATGTCTTATGGCCCAACCATGTTTATCAGAACCAGGCTTATACCTTGCCGGAACTACGCACGCCGGCACGATACAATACTGACAACTAA
- a CDS encoding TerC family protein, with translation MELLLDPTMWVGLLTLVVLEIVLGIDNLIFIAILADKLPPAQRDRARVIGLSLALIMRLGLLSVISWLFQLTQPLFSLGAMAFSGRDLILIAGGFFLVLKATMEMHERVESKAEKASGSHIYASFWVIVTQIVVLDAVFSLDAVITAVGMVDHLEVMMAAVIIAMGVMLVASRPLTRFVNAHPTVVILCLGFLLMIGFALIAEGFGFKVPKGYLYAAIGFSVVIESLNQLARRNRASRQAQRPMRERTAEGILRMLGKRQHDEGEPAADPHAQIEEAPFGAEERNMVSGVLRLADRNVRSIMTPRNDVTWINLDDDAQTLRKQVSQSPHGFFPVCRGSLDDIVGTARSKDIIAELLRQGRLDERKLRPPILVHDTIGILDLMNTLKSARGQLVLVIDEFGTVEGLVTPIDVFEAIAGDFPDEDEAPDIIADGNDRWIVDGAADLHQFEQTLETEGLTDDTDEYSTLAGYMLRRFGRLPEVGEALSFERPEANYRFQVLQLKGRRIAKVLVQRTLPDGPLEAPDAA, from the coding sequence ATGGAGCTGCTGCTAGACCCGACGATGTGGGTCGGCTTGCTGACACTGGTCGTCCTGGAAATCGTCCTGGGCATCGACAACCTGATTTTCATCGCCATACTGGCCGACAAGCTCCCGCCCGCGCAGCGTGATCGCGCACGCGTCATTGGCCTGTCGCTTGCGTTGATCATGCGACTGGGCTTGCTGTCCGTCATCTCGTGGCTGTTCCAGCTGACGCAACCGCTGTTCTCGCTGGGGGCCATGGCCTTCTCGGGGCGCGACCTGATCCTGATCGCAGGCGGGTTCTTTCTGGTGCTGAAAGCCACGATGGAAATGCACGAGCGCGTCGAGAGCAAGGCGGAAAAGGCCTCAGGCTCGCACATCTATGCCAGCTTCTGGGTAATTGTGACGCAGATCGTGGTGTTGGATGCCGTGTTCTCGCTGGATGCTGTGATTACCGCCGTCGGCATGGTCGATCACCTGGAAGTCATGATGGCCGCCGTCATCATTGCCATGGGTGTCATGCTGGTCGCTTCGCGCCCGCTGACCCGCTTCGTCAACGCGCATCCCACGGTCGTGATCCTGTGCCTGGGATTCCTGCTGATGATAGGCTTTGCGCTGATCGCCGAAGGGTTTGGCTTCAAAGTGCCCAAAGGCTACCTGTACGCGGCCATCGGTTTTTCCGTCGTCATCGAATCCCTTAACCAGCTTGCCCGCCGCAACCGGGCCAGCCGCCAGGCGCAGCGTCCAATGCGCGAACGCACGGCCGAGGGCATACTGCGCATGCTGGGCAAGCGGCAACACGATGAAGGCGAGCCCGCGGCTGACCCGCACGCCCAGATTGAAGAAGCACCCTTCGGTGCCGAAGAGCGCAACATGGTCAGCGGCGTACTGCGTCTGGCCGATCGCAATGTGCGCTCCATCATGACACCGCGCAATGATGTTACCTGGATCAATCTGGACGACGACGCGCAAACCTTGCGCAAGCAAGTCAGCCAATCACCCCATGGCTTCTTTCCCGTCTGCCGCGGTTCGCTGGACGACATTGTCGGTACCGCACGTTCCAAGGACATCATCGCAGAACTGCTGCGGCAAGGGCGCCTGGACGAGCGCAAGCTGCGTCCCCCCATATTGGTACACGACACCATCGGCATCCTGGACCTGATGAATACGCTTAAGTCGGCGCGTGGACAACTCGTGCTGGTTATCGACGAGTTCGGGACAGTGGAAGGCCTGGTAACGCCGATCGACGTTTTTGAGGCCATCGCGGGCGACTTCCCCGATGAAGACGAGGCACCGGACATCATTGCCGACGGCAACGACCGCTGGATCGTTGATGGCGCTGCCGACCTGCACCAATTTGAACAAACGCTGGAGACCGAAGGCCTGACGGACGATACGGACGAATACAGCACGTTGGCCGGCTATATGCTGCGCCGGTTTGGACGCCTTCCCGAGGTCGGCGAGGCCCTGAGCTTCGAGCGGCCCGAGGCCAATTATCGATTTCAGGTCTTGCAACTGAAAGGCCGGCGCATCGCCAAGGTCCTGGTGCAACGGACCTTACCCGATGGACCACTGGAAGCGCCAGACGCAGCGTAA
- a CDS encoding PCC domain-containing protein, whose amino-acid sequence MRHIKHPGPVGQQRSTVVDVGIEAVSLRLPAGRSLLDALADVLGDHEAGSAVLTLHRGAFHPFSFVMPALSSSPDHAVYFSGRHDPEGEATLAGGCITFGRRGDAPWLHCHALWNEADGRQGCGHVLPNDALISASVEASAWLMRGADFAVLPDAETNFSLFQPVQSGALPAAAQAMPALAVRIAPNEDLCTAIEEICARRGIREAVLRGGVGSLVGAVFDDGRRVDPFVTEVFIERGVVSQGNDGQLRADIDIHLVDHTGPIAQGRLQRGANAVLVTFELIVQPQ is encoded by the coding sequence GTGCGGCACATTAAGCATCCCGGCCCGGTTGGGCAGCAGCGCAGCACTGTCGTTGATGTGGGCATCGAGGCTGTGTCGCTGCGTTTGCCGGCAGGACGCAGCTTGCTGGACGCGCTGGCCGATGTGCTGGGCGATCACGAAGCAGGCAGCGCCGTCCTGACTTTGCATCGGGGCGCCTTCCATCCTTTTTCCTTTGTGATGCCGGCCTTGTCTTCATCGCCCGACCATGCGGTGTATTTCAGCGGCCGTCATGATCCCGAGGGTGAGGCCACGCTGGCCGGTGGCTGCATCACGTTTGGGCGGCGGGGCGACGCGCCCTGGCTGCATTGCCATGCATTATGGAATGAGGCCGATGGCAGGCAGGGTTGCGGGCATGTCTTGCCCAATGACGCCCTCATCAGTGCCAGCGTTGAGGCATCGGCGTGGCTGATGCGGGGTGCCGACTTTGCCGTGCTGCCCGATGCCGAGACCAATTTTTCCTTGTTTCAGCCGGTGCAATCCGGCGCATTGCCTGCGGCCGCGCAAGCAATGCCGGCATTGGCGGTCCGTATCGCCCCTAACGAAGACCTGTGCACAGCCATCGAAGAAATCTGCGCGCGTCGCGGGATACGCGAGGCCGTATTACGCGGGGGCGTGGGCAGCTTGGTGGGGGCGGTTTTTGATGATGGCCGCCGGGTGGACCCGTTTGTGACCGAGGTCTTCATAGAGCGCGGTGTTGTCTCGCAAGGTAACGACGGTCAGTTGCGTGCCGATATCGACATCCATCTGGTCGACCATACCGGCCCTATTGCCCAGGGGCGCTTGCAGCGTGGCGCCAACGCGGTGCTGGTCACTTTCGAGCTGATTGTCCAGCCCCAATAA
- a CDS encoding acyl-CoA synthetase, protein MSVIEQSPVSRRVMNLAYWLTQNARRLPNRPALVWREQTWSWTELDARVSALASVLAAKGVAPKSAVLVHSKNSNEMLESMLACFRLGAVWVPTNFRIMPDEIVYMADVAQPRVLLCQTDFPEHAAAVKAARPDTDILWLVGEQAAAADYPLLADLLQERLGTHMEDAPVESDAACWLFFTSGTTGRPKAAVLTHGQMAFVITNHLCDLLPGSTERDGSLVVAPLSHGAGVHQLNMIARGGQTVLLSTERFDVDEAFELIERHRLSNMFTVPTVLKLMVEHPAAQQRDHSSLRYVIYAGAPMYAEDQKRALACLGKVLVQYYGLGEVTGNITVLPAHEHEADGRPGTCGYERTGMQVSVQDDEGNELGNGQTGELCVIGPAVFAGYYNNPDANAQAFRNGWFRTGDLGYRDAEGYLYITGRASDMYISGGSNIYPREIEEKILTHEAISEVAIVGVPDPKWGEVGIAVCVCYAGHQVSEAELLAWMAERIAKYKLPRKVVFWDALPKSAYGKVPKRLVKDELERRGVVLASAAPAAASKDGARRAAH, encoded by the coding sequence GTGAGCGTAATCGAGCAAAGCCCGGTGTCGCGTCGGGTGATGAACCTGGCATATTGGCTGACACAGAATGCGCGTCGCTTGCCCAACCGGCCTGCTCTCGTCTGGCGCGAGCAAACCTGGAGCTGGACCGAGCTTGATGCTCGCGTCTCGGCGCTTGCATCGGTGCTGGCGGCAAAAGGGGTGGCACCAAAGTCGGCCGTACTGGTGCATAGCAAGAACAGCAACGAGATGCTCGAGTCCATGCTGGCTTGCTTCAGGTTGGGTGCCGTGTGGGTGCCCACCAACTTCCGGATCATGCCCGACGAGATCGTCTACATGGCTGACGTTGCACAGCCGCGTGTGCTGTTGTGCCAGACCGACTTCCCGGAACACGCCGCTGCGGTGAAGGCTGCCCGGCCAGATACGGACATCCTGTGGCTGGTGGGCGAGCAAGCGGCCGCTGCCGACTACCCCTTGCTGGCGGATCTACTGCAAGAGCGGCTCGGCACACACATGGAAGACGCTCCGGTCGAGTCCGACGCCGCCTGCTGGCTGTTCTTCACGTCGGGTACGACAGGCCGACCCAAGGCCGCTGTGCTCACTCACGGACAAATGGCTTTTGTGATTACCAATCACTTGTGCGATTTACTGCCAGGCAGCACCGAGAGGGATGGCTCCTTGGTGGTGGCCCCCTTGTCGCATGGCGCGGGGGTGCATCAGTTGAACATGATCGCCAGGGGCGGGCAGACCGTGTTGTTGTCCACCGAAAGGTTCGATGTGGACGAGGCGTTCGAACTGATCGAACGGCACCGACTAAGCAATATGTTTACCGTGCCCACCGTATTGAAGCTCATGGTCGAGCACCCGGCGGCACAGCAGCGCGATCACTCCAGTTTGCGCTATGTGATCTACGCAGGAGCTCCCATGTATGCTGAAGACCAGAAGCGGGCCTTGGCCTGCCTGGGCAAGGTGCTGGTGCAGTATTACGGCCTGGGCGAAGTCACCGGTAATATCACGGTGCTGCCTGCCCATGAGCACGAAGCAGACGGGCGCCCGGGCACCTGTGGCTACGAACGCACGGGCATGCAGGTATCGGTGCAAGACGACGAGGGCAACGAGCTGGGCAATGGCCAGACCGGCGAGCTTTGCGTGATCGGCCCTGCCGTTTTTGCCGGGTATTACAACAATCCCGACGCCAATGCCCAGGCCTTTCGCAATGGCTGGTTCCGTACCGGCGACCTGGGCTACCGGGATGCCGAAGGCTATCTGTACATTACCGGCCGGGCTTCCGATATGTATATCTCGGGCGGCTCCAATATCTATCCTCGCGAGATAGAAGAGAAGATACTGACCCACGAAGCTATTTCCGAGGTGGCGATTGTCGGTGTACCGGACCCCAAATGGGGCGAGGTCGGGATAGCCGTCTGCGTTTGTTATGCCGGACACCAGGTGTCGGAAGCCGAGTTGCTGGCCTGGATGGCCGAACGCATCGCCAAATACAAGCTGCCCCGCAAAGTGGTGTTTTGGGATGCGCTGCCTAAATCGGCTTACGGAAAGGTACCGAAAAGGCTGGTAAAGGACGAGCTCGAGCGGCGCGGCGTGGTGCTTGCGTCTGCTGCGCCGGCCGCAGCCAGCAAAGACGGAGCGCGTCGTGCGGCACATTAA
- a CDS encoding acetyl-CoA acetyltransferase, translating into MHKRAVIVGWAHTPFGKLDDPDIESLIARVSRGALDHAQLGPQDVDMITVGVYNNGLTPQGFEGALVALGEPALRFTPAVHVENACATGTAALYRAMDFIESGRGRVALAIGAEKMTAIPAREVGEVLLSGCYRKEEENPAGFAGIFAQIAQAYFERYGDHSAEMAMIAAKNHQNGMANPYAHVRKDVGFDFCNTVSDKNPIVVGPLRRTDCSMVSDGAAALVVTDEETAAGLARAIRFRARSHVNDIMPLSRRDPIAFEGARRAWQQALSDAGASLHDLSLVETHDCFTIAEMIEYEAMGLAKPGEGWKAIREGITAKDGRLPVNVSGGLKAKGHPLGATGISMHVMAAMQLMQEAGDMQVPGASLAGVFNMGGAAVANYVSILERVR; encoded by the coding sequence ATGCACAAGCGCGCAGTGATAGTCGGCTGGGCCCATACCCCATTTGGCAAGCTGGACGACCCCGATATCGAGAGCCTTATCGCCCGCGTATCGCGTGGCGCCCTGGACCACGCCCAGCTCGGTCCGCAAGACGTCGACATGATAACGGTGGGGGTCTACAACAACGGGCTGACGCCTCAAGGCTTCGAAGGCGCCTTGGTGGCGCTGGGCGAACCGGCCTTGCGTTTCACCCCTGCCGTCCACGTTGAAAACGCGTGCGCCACTGGCACCGCCGCCCTGTATCGCGCCATGGATTTCATCGAGAGCGGGCGCGGGCGTGTCGCTTTGGCGATAGGCGCCGAAAAGATGACGGCAATACCTGCGCGCGAAGTCGGCGAAGTGCTCCTCAGTGGCTGCTATCGAAAGGAAGAAGAGAACCCCGCCGGTTTTGCGGGGATTTTCGCGCAGATTGCGCAAGCCTATTTCGAACGCTACGGCGATCACAGCGCCGAGATGGCCATGATTGCAGCCAAGAACCATCAAAACGGCATGGCCAACCCCTACGCGCATGTGCGCAAAGATGTCGGTTTCGATTTCTGCAATACCGTGTCTGACAAGAATCCTATCGTCGTTGGACCACTGCGTCGTACCGATTGCTCTATGGTCTCGGACGGCGCTGCGGCTTTGGTGGTGACCGACGAAGAGACCGCGGCCGGCCTGGCGCGTGCCATACGCTTTCGGGCACGCAGTCATGTTAATGACATCATGCCGTTGTCGCGACGCGATCCGATCGCATTCGAGGGCGCTCGCCGTGCATGGCAGCAAGCGCTGTCAGACGCCGGGGCGAGCTTGCACGATCTTAGCCTGGTCGAAACGCACGACTGCTTCACCATTGCCGAAATGATCGAGTACGAAGCCATGGGCCTGGCCAAGCCGGGGGAAGGCTGGAAGGCCATACGCGAAGGCATTACCGCCAAAGACGGGCGGCTGCCTGTGAACGTGTCAGGCGGGCTGAAAGCCAAGGGGCACCCATTGGGCGCCACCGGCATTTCCATGCATGTCATGGCTGCCATGCAGCTGATGCAAGAGGCCGGCGACATGCAGGTGCCGGGCGCCTCCCTGGCAGGGGTGTTCAACATGGGCGGCGCGGCGGTGGCCAACTACGTTTCCATTCTGGAGCGGGTCAGGTGA
- a CDS encoding acyl-CoA synthetase: MLPQSPSSYEDINSRFNWNIPLRYNIGVDACAKWAEQDTDRLALIHVGQDGGVQHYSFGQIHQSSNQVANLFRAIGLEPGERIGILLPQAPETAIAHIAAYKAGCIAIPLFTLFGAEALRFRLQDSGARLVITNAEGAAKIAGIRDSLPALQSVYCIDGEQHGAADLHRDMRHHSTDFVPFDTAADDPAVIIYTSGTTGQPKGALHAQRVLLGHLPGVEISHNLFPQDDDRMWTPADWAWIGGLFDVLLPAWHHGVAVVAHRFQKFTPEAAFQFLQDFQIRNTFLPPTALKMMRTVPDPQKRWNYRLRSVASGGESLGAELLDWGQRSFGLTINEFYGQTECNMTVSSCAEVFPAMPGAIGRPVPGHHVAIIDDTGKAMATGRTGNIAVRSPDPVMFLQYWNNDKATKEKHLGEWLLTGDTGSMDEQGYVHFVGRNDDVITSAGYRIGPGEIEDSILQHPAVKMVAVVGAPDAQRTEIVVAIVVLQDGRTGSDALKLEIQEHVKQRLAAHEYPREVFFVEELPMTTTGKVIRRELRVMVDQWIKDARQGRQPGDTK; the protein is encoded by the coding sequence ATGTTGCCACAGTCGCCGAGCAGTTATGAAGATATCAACAGCCGTTTCAACTGGAACATACCGCTGCGCTACAACATCGGCGTGGACGCTTGTGCCAAGTGGGCAGAGCAAGATACTGATCGGCTGGCGCTGATTCATGTGGGTCAGGATGGCGGGGTGCAACACTATAGCTTCGGCCAGATTCATCAGTCATCTAACCAGGTGGCCAACCTGTTCCGCGCTATCGGCCTGGAGCCTGGCGAGCGTATAGGCATACTCCTGCCCCAGGCCCCCGAGACGGCCATTGCACATATTGCGGCCTACAAGGCAGGCTGTATTGCTATTCCGTTATTTACCTTGTTCGGCGCTGAGGCCTTGCGCTTTCGCCTGCAAGACAGCGGGGCAAGGCTGGTTATTACCAATGCCGAAGGAGCCGCAAAAATTGCCGGGATCCGCGATTCCTTGCCGGCATTGCAGTCGGTGTACTGCATAGACGGCGAGCAGCATGGCGCTGCGGACCTGCATCGCGATATGCGCCATCACAGCACGGACTTCGTTCCTTTCGACACGGCTGCCGACGACCCGGCCGTCATTATTTATACCTCGGGCACGACTGGCCAACCCAAAGGTGCCCTGCATGCGCAGCGTGTGTTGCTGGGACATTTGCCGGGCGTTGAGATCTCTCATAACTTGTTCCCCCAGGACGATGACCGCATGTGGACGCCGGCGGACTGGGCCTGGATAGGCGGCTTGTTCGATGTGCTGCTGCCGGCCTGGCATCATGGCGTCGCGGTCGTTGCGCATCGATTCCAGAAGTTCACGCCCGAAGCCGCCTTTCAGTTTTTGCAGGATTTCCAGATACGCAATACGTTTTTGCCGCCGACGGCCCTGAAGATGATGCGCACCGTACCCGATCCGCAAAAGCGCTGGAACTATCGATTGCGTTCCGTGGCCAGCGGTGGCGAATCGCTGGGCGCCGAGCTGCTCGATTGGGGTCAGCGCAGCTTCGGTCTGACCATTAATGAGTTCTACGGCCAAACCGAATGCAACATGACGGTGTCCTCTTGCGCCGAGGTGTTTCCGGCCATGCCGGGCGCTATCGGGCGGCCCGTGCCGGGACACCATGTGGCCATTATCGACGACACCGGCAAGGCGATGGCAACAGGCCGAACGGGCAATATTGCCGTGCGTAGCCCCGATCCGGTGATGTTCCTGCAGTATTGGAACAACGACAAGGCGACTAAGGAAAAGCACCTGGGCGAATGGCTGCTTACCGGCGATACCGGCAGTATGGACGAACAGGGCTATGTGCACTTTGTCGGCCGCAACGACGACGTGATCACCTCGGCCGGGTATCGGATAGGCCCCGGAGAAATCGAAGACAGCATATTGCAGCACCCGGCTGTCAAAATGGTTGCTGTCGTGGGCGCGCCGGATGCCCAGCGCACCGAAATCGTCGTTGCCATTGTGGTGTTGCAGGACGGCCGAACAGGAAGCGATGCGCTCAAGCTCGAGATCCAGGAGCATGTGAAGCAGCGACTGGCGGCTCACGAGTACCCACGCGAAGTCTTCTTCGTGGAAGAATTGCCCATGACCACAACCGGCAAGGTTATACGCCGCGAGTTGCGGGTCATGGTAGATCAATGGATAAAAGACGCCCGTCAGGGGCGCCAGCCTGGAGATACAAAGTAA
- a CDS encoding AMP-binding protein, producing the protein MLQTLDFLKKMADPYGEAIALDDVDSEISHNELTTAVNALAVALQANDPTPGSRVILCAENCPEYLVSVMAILAAGKILVPLGVRGSPQEMFDILNATYPTSVIVDDAGSEVIPCHDDMKINFNQFPGLVLTYRGQEPLRFGPEQAPADTTL; encoded by the coding sequence ATGCTACAGACACTGGATTTCCTGAAAAAGATGGCCGACCCCTATGGCGAGGCCATAGCTCTGGACGACGTCGACAGCGAAATCAGCCATAACGAACTGACCACCGCTGTGAATGCGCTTGCCGTCGCACTGCAAGCCAATGATCCGACCCCAGGGTCGCGTGTCATCCTGTGTGCCGAGAATTGCCCCGAGTACCTGGTCAGCGTCATGGCCATCCTGGCGGCCGGGAAGATCCTGGTGCCGTTGGGCGTGCGAGGCAGTCCGCAGGAGATGTTCGACATCCTTAATGCCACCTACCCCACCTCGGTCATTGTTGATGATGCCGGCAGCGAGGTTATCCCCTGCCATGACGACATGAAGATAAATTTCAACCAGTTCCCCGGCTTGGTACTTACCTACCGTGGGCAAGAGCCGCTGCGCTTCGGCCCGGAACAGGCCCCGGCGGACACCACTCTATAA
- a CDS encoding DoxX family protein — protein MSPNTLDDLGKLVLRLSLGVFLLMHGLSKLMNGISGIEGMVVAAGMPAFFAWAVYLGEVVAPILIILGIYTRLGGWLVVANMVVAIALAHSSQIFQLASSGAWQLEHQGLLLFGGLAIALLGAGRYAIGARGGRWN, from the coding sequence ATGTCCCCAAACACACTAGATGACCTCGGTAAACTCGTTTTAAGACTTTCCCTGGGCGTGTTCTTGTTAATGCACGGTCTGTCCAAACTGATGAATGGCATCTCCGGCATAGAAGGCATGGTCGTTGCCGCCGGCATGCCTGCCTTCTTTGCCTGGGCGGTTTATTTGGGCGAAGTCGTGGCGCCCATATTGATCATCCTGGGCATCTATACCCGACTGGGTGGCTGGCTGGTGGTTGCCAATATGGTGGTGGCAATTGCCCTGGCGCATAGCAGCCAGATTTTCCAACTGGCCAGTTCAGGCGCATGGCAACTGGAACACCAAGGTTTGCTGCTGTTTGGTGGCTTGGCCATCGCGCTACTGGGTGCCGGCCGATACGCCATAGGCGCGCGCGGCGGCCGTTGGAACTAA
- a CDS encoding AraC family transcriptional regulator: MKHRSGSRGHLDHYVLYGHCGLGGGRFVMESLSNSGVLERTGVLGGSLSRDFADSTILSDHMHDMGQLKFALSGVMVIASTDGHWVVPPTRALWLAPKVRHRVRMLGKVQLRSVFVNPEYSHGLPTRSCLLPVTPLFRELIAAVATSSPSDARSRRTRLLMDLLLEEVSQDCGLPLHLPTPRDHRLATICTHIQEHLDDMKTLHEWAKDLGYDQRTLHRLFMSELGMSFVQWRQQAKLLTALEWLAEGRQVLSIALDLGYQTQSAFTAMFRRNLHMTPSEFLKAMAP; this comes from the coding sequence ATGAAACACCGTAGCGGATCGCGCGGTCATCTTGATCATTATGTGTTGTACGGCCATTGTGGTTTAGGGGGAGGTCGATTCGTCATGGAGTCGCTATCAAACAGCGGCGTGCTGGAGCGCACCGGCGTGCTGGGCGGAAGCCTAAGCCGTGATTTCGCTGATTCCACCATTCTGTCCGACCATATGCACGACATGGGCCAACTTAAGTTTGCGCTCAGCGGCGTCATGGTTATTGCCAGTACAGACGGCCATTGGGTAGTCCCGCCCACGCGCGCCTTGTGGCTGGCACCCAAGGTAAGACACCGCGTCCGTATGCTGGGTAAGGTCCAGCTGCGTTCTGTTTTTGTCAACCCCGAGTATTCGCATGGCTTGCCCACGCGCAGTTGCCTGCTGCCGGTTACACCGTTGTTTCGCGAGCTTATCGCAGCGGTTGCCACGTCAAGCCCAAGCGATGCCCGCAGCCGCCGCACCCGTCTGCTAATGGATCTGTTGCTGGAAGAAGTCAGCCAGGACTGCGGCCTGCCGCTGCACTTACCCACGCCGCGTGATCATCGCCTGGCAACCATTTGCACGCATATCCAGGAGCATCTGGACGACATGAAAACCCTGCACGAGTGGGCAAAAGATCTCGGCTACGACCAGCGTACGCTCCATCGCCTGTTCATGAGCGAACTGGGTATGTCGTTCGTGCAATGGCGCCAGCAGGCAAAGCTGCTGACCGCCCTTGAATGGCTGGCCGAAGGCCGCCAGGTGCTGAGTATTGCGCTCGATCTGGGCTACCAGACGCAAAGCGCCTTTACGGCCATGTTCCGCCGGAACCTGCACATGACGCCCAGCGAGTTCCTGAAGGCCATGGCACCGTAG